The following coding sequences are from one Rhipicephalus microplus isolate Deutch F79 chromosome 3, USDA_Rmic, whole genome shotgun sequence window:
- the LOC142804127 gene encoding uncharacterized protein LOC142804127 has product MTGCCVPMCTNNSRNGWKLYHFPTEPKRRLLWMVKIKRDKWQPTKSSCVCSAHFEASHFEQHRADQWIKLKPNAVPTVFPFRGLPPQRKAPKDRAGPAVLPDACQETRGDNSTAINCTPLTSAQANLNSRTDSLGAQQPQSCNSQTPDSVPHIMEREEVVISADAPDGARENKQLNKQLSDMGRKYTQLHQVHRKATSTIQALKKQVKKLETKMELFGQRLKFLNDDQLQALGRQSNKGSTWSAETIKQALQIKFSCGKTGYQTLRNLGYPLPSGKTLARRLQGLKFLPGILTEVIDVLKIKAENMQDIEKDCALFLDEMEIARGYELDRAEDVVLGGQTMPENPDEPAHHALVFMVGGLNTRWKQVIAYHFTGSHVEGSILKDYVMKIVQLCAEISLRIRVVTCDMGASNRAMWRELGFSSHRNSITVCSVPHPCLEDKELFFTADAAHVLKNVKSQLLSSEVFFLSDATVCQHNLPSKEVNVDHVRSVIKYDAERELKVAPRLSELHISRGHFTKMKVGVAVRFFREAPAAIRYLIKEDAIEPEAETTAWFLELVFNWYTLMSSRHPSVALSLRDMRRYHESIELLNSALEVFQGMKMGSKAQWKPSQAGLLITTKVVLRLQDILLRSEGYEFFLTSRILQDCLENLFSVVRIRKPVPNAYDLKCALKLVCVSQFLHAPGTSSYEVDDAKYLADMLAKGKQEHGEVEADVIDDSEILFIEELQENECNILFYIGGFLLKGMLSVVAGCGHCNSALLGSTESEHATLTILKEYRSEGGNLTYPSKDVLLTLKSCEEHFRGIISWSEGLLRLRSPLKAVTDYLNEMVRPCVKTCSEHSDAVAKLLIANYARLRLRVHLRHVSSNGVNEHGSKTCAGVSLP; this is encoded by the exons GCACATTTTGAAGCAAGCCATTTCGAGCAGCACCGAGCTGACCAGTGGATAAAACTGAAGCCGAACGCTGTGCCAACGGTGTTCCCTTTCAGGG gcttgcctccacaAAGGAAGGCGCCAAAGGACAGGGCAGGACCTGCTGTGTTGCCTGATGCATGCCAAGAAACACGCGGTGACAACTCTACGGCCATTAATTGTACGCCACTCACAAGTGCACAGGCGAATTTAAATTCACGCACAGACAGTCTTGGCGCACAGCAACCGCAAAGCTGCAATTCTCAGACGCCTGATTCAGTACCGCACATTATGGAAAGGGAAGAAGTTGTGATCTCGGCCGATGCACCTGACGGGGCACGTGAAAACAAGCAGTTAAATAAGCAGCTCTCCGATATGGGCAGAAAATACACTCAGCTACATCAAGTCCATCGGAAAGCCACCTCAACCATTCAAGCActaaaaaaacaggtgaaaaaattGGAAACCAAAATGGAATTATTCGGACAGCGTTTGAAATTCCTCAATGATGACCAGCTGCAGGCTCTTGGGCGCCAGAGTAATAAGGGAAGCACTTGGTCTGCAGAAACAATCAAGCAGGCGCTTCAGATTAAGTTTTCCTGTGGAAAAACTGGTTACCAGACACTAAGAAATCTGGGCTACCCCTTGCCATCCGGAAAAACCCTTGCACGTCGCCTTCAGGGCCTCAAGTTTCTTCCCGGAATTTTGACGGAAGTCATCGATGTTCTCAAAATCAAAGCAGAGAACATGCAAGACATTGAAAAAGACTGTGCTTTGTTCTTGGATGAAATGGAGATTGCTCGCGGGTACGAGCTCGATCGCGCTGAGGATGTGGTGTTGGGGGGGCAAACTATGCCAGAAAATCCAGACGAACCTGCACATCACGCACTAGTGTTCATGGTAGGAGGCCTGAATACGAGATGGAAGCAAGTGATTGCCTACCACTTCACCGGAAGTCATGTAGAGGGTAGTATCCTCAAGGACTACGTCATGAAGATAGTGCAGCTCTGCGCGGAAATCTCTTTAAGAATCCGTGTCGTCACTTGCGACATGGGGGCTTCTAATCGGGCTATGTGGCGCGAGCTCGGATTCTCCAGCCACAGGAATTCCATTACTGTATGTTCAGTGCCTCACCCCTGTCTGGAAGacaaagaattgtttttcacagcaGATGCTGCACACGTGCTGAAGAATGTCAAGTCACAGTTGCTTTCATCGGAAGTATTCTTTCTGAGTGATGCAACAGTATGCCAGCACAATCTGCCATCAAAAGAAGTGAACGTGGACCATGTGCGCAGTGTAATTAAGTATGATGCTGAACGAGAGCTGAAAGTCGCCCCGAGGCTCTCAGAGTTACACATTTCGCGAGGCCATTTCACAAAAATGAAAGTGGGAGTTGCTGTCCGCTTCTTCAGGGAAGCTCCTGCAGCGATTCGGTACCTAATTAAAGAGGACGCGATAGAGCCGGAGGCAGAGACAACAGCTTGGTTTCTAGAATTAGTATTCAACTGGTACACGCTAATGTCTTCCCGCCACCCatcagttgctctcagccttcgaGACATGCGGAGGTACCACGAATCAATTGAGCTACTGAACTCGGCCCTCGAAGTTTTTCAAGGAATGAAGATGGGAAGCAAGGCACAGTGGAAGCCTTCGCAAGCAGGTTTACTAATAACAACAAAAGTCGTTCTTCGTCTCCAAGACATTCTCTTGCGCAGTGAAGGATACGAATTCTTCCTCACGAGCAGAATCTTGCAAGACTGCCTCGAAAATTTGTTTTCGGTGGTGCGCATCAGGAAGCCTGTTCCTAACGCATATGACTTAAAGTGTGCCCTGAAGCTTGTGTGCGTGAGTCAGTTCCTTCATGCACCCGGAACGTCAAGCTACGAAGTCGACGATGCTAAGTACCTCGCCGACATGCTTGCAAAAGGCAAACAAGAGCACGGGGAGGTGGAAGCTGATGTCATTGATGACTCGGAAATTTTGTTCattgaagaacttcaagaaaacgaATGCAACATCCTTTTCTACATCGGCGGCTTCCTTTTAAAAGGTATGCTGAGTGTTGTAGCGGGATGCGGGCATTGTAATTCTGCCTTGTTAGGCTCAACTGAAAGCGAGCACGCAACTCTGACTATTCTGAAGGAGTACAGGAGTGAAGGTGGCAACCTCACATATCCCAGCAAGGATGTTTTGCTGACACTCAAGTCGTGTGAAGAGCATTTCAGGGGCATCATAAGTTGGAGTGAGGGCTTGCTGCGCTTAAGGTCCCCGTTGAAGGCCGTGACCGATTATTTGAACGAGATGGTGCGCCCTTGCGTAAAGACTTGCTCCGAGCACAGTGACGCCGTAGCAAAACTCCTTATTGCGAATTATGCAAGACTGAGGCTTCGCGTGCATTTGCGCCACGTTAGTTCAAACGGCGTCAATGAACACGGAAGCAAGACGTGCGCTGGGGTAAGCCTTCCGTGA